The Candidatus Limnocylindrales bacterium genome includes the window GCTAGGGTTAAAAGCCATTGCTATTTATCGGGATGGATGCAAGCGGACCCAGCCTTTAAGTACTTCCAAGGGAAGTCCGGGGACTAAAACCCTGAGTCCTGAGCCAAAATTAAGTTCACAACTCACTGATTTCAAGCCGGTCCGTAGGCGGCTCCCGGATGAAAGGAAGGCGATCACCCATAAGTTCAGCGTTGCAGGCCATGAGGGGTATATCACAGTGGGTATGTATGAAGACGGGAAACCCGGAGAAATCTTTATTGTTATGTCTAAGGAAGGATCTACCATCTCAGGGCTCATGGATGCCTTTGCGACCGCTATCTCCATAGCTCTCCAGTATGGGGTCCCCTTAGAAGTTTTGGTGAACAAATTCAGTCATATGCGGTTCGAACCTTCTGGATATACAGGGAATAAGCAGATCCCCATTGCTAAATCCATCATGGACTACATCTTCCGATGGTTGGCCTTAAAGTTCTTACCGGAAAAGGCAGAAGCCCAGGTGTTAGAACCGTCTACTCCTAAATCCTTGAGCAACGGCACCCCAGGTTCTGAAACTCTAGATGAAGAACGTCGGGGTATACTGGAAAAACAGATTTTCCAAACTCAGGCCGATGCACCCCTTTGCAGTGATTGTGGTTGCTTGATGGTCAGAAACGGTTCCTGCTACAAATGTCTGAATTGTGGAGCAACCAGCGGCTGTTCATAACTATTGATTTTATTTATCCCTGCTTGTGGGGGGCGCGTCCCTCTGTCCCTGCATCCCTTGGTCTCTGCGTCCCCCTGTCCCTCTATCCAAGGTCCCCGTGTCTTAATAGGATGGGTAGCCTAAAACCAGAATCTCCGTACTTGCCGGTAAAGTGGCCTTGCGAACCTCAAGGGTTGAACTTTTGACCTTACGTACCGGATACTTATCTCCCACAAAAGAAATAAAGTTGTCGATCATACCTTTAAAATCATACTGCATCGGAATAACCACCCGGGGTTTCAATTGTTCAATCACGGTTAAGACATCCCTATGACTCATTGTCCAGCTTCCATCTACTGAAATAAGAACAATATCAATTCTCCCTAAGGTTTTAATCTGTTCTTCGTTTAGAGGATGCCCCAAATTACCCAGGTGGGCAATACAGACCTCTCCTATTTCAAAGACAAAAATCGAATTAACCCCCAACCCTCCCCCGGTCCTGGTATAAACATTAAAGATCCGTATATCCTTGATTTTCTCATCGATCTTATTCCATTCCCCTTGGGGATTTACCCCCAAGAGCTGAATGGGATTCCCTTTGACTGCTTTTGTATTATCGTGGGCATGATGAAGATTGCTCACTGTAACAATATCCGGAGGGGTATCCGGAACATAGGGTAGAAAAGGATCTGTCAAAACCGTTGTACCCTCTGGCGAAGTAATCAAAAAGCTAGAATGCCCCAGCCGTTGAATAAGCACAGAGTTTGCGTTTACCAGTGTATAGTTAACCGGAATGACCCGGTCACGGACCATTTCTAAATCACAACCCGCAAACGCCTGGGGCAGAAAAGTCAGGGTGAAAATCAAAGAAATAAAAAAGAACAGGTTCTTTTCCATGAAAACTTACCTCCCACCTGTTGAACTAAACTTATTTTAAAAATCTGATGATATTTTCTATAAAGAAA containing:
- a CDS encoding MBL fold metallo-hydrolase; the protein is MEKNLFFFISLIFTLTFLPQAFAGCDLEMVRDRVIPVNYTLVNANSVLIQRLGHSSFLITSPEGTTVLTDPFLPYVPDTPPDIVTVSNLHHAHDNTKAVKGNPIQLLGVNPQGEWNKIDEKIKDIRIFNVYTRTGGGLGVNSIFVFEIGEVCIAHLGNLGHPLNEEQIKTLGRIDIVLISVDGSWTMSHRDVLTVIEQLKPRVVIPMQYDFKGMIDNFISFVGDKYPVRKVKSSTLEVRKATLPASTEILVLGYPSY